The genome window TCCCGGGTGGCGACATCGTAGGGGATGGCGAGGACGGTCGGCACCCGGTAGGTGAGCGCGTGCTCGACCGCGATGGCCGTGGTCGCGGCGGCGTCGGTGCGGCCGACCGTGTAGGTGCGCGCGCCGACTGCGCTGGCCAGTGCGATCTGGTCGACGCCCCACGGCCGCGGGCCGGAGGTGGGCTCGTCTCCGACGACCAGGACCAGCGGGATGTGCGCCTGCCTGGCCTCCGCCAGGGCGGTCAGCGTGTTCGTGAACCCGGCGCCGTAGGTGGCGGTGGCGGCGGCGAGCCGGCCGGACGCGCGGTGGTAGGCGTCGGCGGCGACGACGGCCCCGGCCTCGTGGCGCATGGCGGTGTAGGGGACGCGTCCCTCCCGCTCCAGGGCGTCGAGGAAGTGGGCGTTGCCGTTGCCCATCACCCCGAAGACCTGGTCGACGTGGCGGGCGAGGGTGGTGGCGACGTGCGCGGAGACGGAGGGCATGGCGGTGCCTTTCGAGACGGGGAACGGAGGTGCGATGATCCGTATGTGTCTCGCGCGCTGCTGCGTCGCCGAGCGCGGCTTCGTGCCCTTTTTTCGAGCACCGGGCCGTTGGACGGCCGGACCTCAGCAGTATAGCCGGGCGCCTGTCGAAAACGGCCCCACCCGTTCGACGTCCAGGTGTTCCCGCACAGTGCGACGAACAGCGCGACGAAAAGCGCGACGAAAAGCGCGACGAGAGGGAGAGACATGACCGGCTACCTGATCCTCATCTACGGCGACGAGAACCGCTGGGACGCCCTGGACGAGGAGGCGCGCGCGGCGCTCGACGCCGCCCACCGCGCCCTCCAGGAGAAGGCGGGAGAGGGGGTGCGTGCCGCGGGGGAACTGCAGGCGTCGTCCACCGCGACGACGCTGCGCACCGGCCCGGACGGTGAGCCACGGCCCACCGACGGGCCGTTCTCGGAGTCCAAGGAGGTCGTCGGCGGGTTCTACCTGATCGAGGCCGAGAGCCAGGAGGAGGCGGTCGCGTTGGCGGCGTCGCTCGCGGAGGCTCGGCAGGGGCATGGGGGGATCGAGGTCCGGGCGTTGGTGAGGCGCTAGGGCAACGGAGGACTTCCGGGCCGACGCGCCCGGGAAACGCAGTGAGCGGAGGGGATCCGCGGGTGCGGAGGGCGGATCTCCTCCGTTGGCCGCGGGTGACAGAGGCGGGGTGGACAGAGGAGGATGCGCTCATGACGGATGCAGGGATCATCGGGGTGAACACCATCGGCATTCCGGTGCGGGACCAGGACGTCGCCCTGGCCTTCTACCGGGACGTGCTCGGGTTCGAGCTGCTCGTGGACGCGCCGCTGCCGACGGGCGGCCGCTGGATCATGGTGGCGCCGCCGGGATCGGCGGTGTCCGTGTCCCTGGTGGTCGCCGGCGACGACGCACCGGCGGGGGTCGAGACGGGCATCCGGTTCGAGAGCCTCGACGCGGCCGGCACGCACGCGGAGCTGACCCGGCGCGGCGTGGCGGTGGGGGAGCTGCTGCGCTGGCCGGGCGTCCCGGCGATGTTCCAGGCGCGGGACCAGGACGGGAACCGGTTCGAGGTGGTGGAGCGGGGGTAGCTCAGACCCGCACCGCGCCCGAGCCGGCCGCGTGGGGGAAGTGATCCATCAGGCAGGCGCCGGGCCGCTGCTGGCGCGGACGACGAGGCGGGTCGGGAGGACGGACGAGCGCACCGGCTCGGGCCGTCCCTCGATCTCGGCGATGAGGAGTTCGACGGCGCGGCGGCCGGTGGCCTCGAACTCCTGGTGGATGGTGGTCAGCGGCGGCCAGAACGAGTCGGACTCGGCCATGTCGTCGAATCCGACCACGCTGACATCGTCCGGCACTCGCCGGCCGGCCTCGTGCAGCGCGCGGAGCACGCCGAGCGCCATCTGGTCGTTCGCGGCGAACACCGCGGTGATCTCGGGGCGCACGGCGATCTCCCGCCCGTAGCCGTAGCCGGCGGTCGTGGACCAGTCCCCGCGGAAGACCTCCGGCACCGGGGCGCCCGCGGCCTCCAGGGTGTCCCGCCAGGCCTGTTCGCGGCGCGCGGCCGAGTACGACTCGGCGGGTCCGGAGATGTGCCACACCGTCTCGTGCCCGAGCGAGAGCAGGTGCTCGGTGGCCTGGCGCGCGCCCTCGGCCTGGTCGGTGTCCACCTGCGGGTAGTCCGGGCGCTCGGTGGAGTCGATGACCACGACGGAGAGCCCGGACGGCAGCTCGACGTCGGCGCGGTCCACGATGTGGGCCTCGATGACGATGATGATGCCGTCCACCGCCTGCTCCAGCAGCCGGGTGAAGGCGACGCTGACGTCCTGCTGGGTGGGGTGCTCGACCGGCACGACGGTGATCGAGTAGCCGGCGGTCGCGGCCGAGACGGCGATCGCGTCCAGCGTGCGCATGTTGCCATACGACGAGAGCGTGAACATCACCACGCCGATGTTGCGGAACAGCCCGGAGCGCAGCGCGCGGGCGGCGCGGTTGGGCCGGTAGCCGAGCGCCTGCATGGAGGCCAGCACGCGGTCGCGGGTGGCGGCCTCCACGTTGGTGAGGCCGTTGGCGACGCGCGAGACGGTCTGGGTGGACACCCCGGCGTGCGCGGCGACGTCGCCGAGGGAGGGGCCGCGGGTGCGGCCGGCGCGGCGCGCGGGCGCCGGGTCGGCGATCGACTCGGTCATGGTTCCCCATTCTGGTGAAGGCTCGGGTGATTCCTGCCGCGACGGTCCGCGGGGAACAACGCACTTGCATCATGTTGACGTCAACATGCTAGGGTATGCAACCAGATGTTGACGTAAACATCCGCCGCGACGCCGCAGCGCACTCCCGCGGGCCGCAGCGAGCACCGAATCACCGAGGAAGGCCATGACAACGACGTCCCTCACGCCGACGGCCCCGCCGGCATCACCGCCCCGGCGCCAGCCCCGTCCGCGACGCGATTGGCGCGGCTGGGCCTTCGTGGCCCCGTTCCTGGTCGTGTTCGCCCTGATGATCGTCGCGCCGGTCGTCTACGCGCTCTACCTCAGCCTGTTCCGCCAGCAGCTCATCGGCGGCAACGCCTTCGTCGGGCTGGACAACTACATCGCACTCCTGCAGGACGGGAAGTTCTGGGAGTCCTTCGGCCGGGTCGCGCTCTTCCTGGTCGTGCAGGTGCCGATCATGCTCGCCCTCTCGCTCGTCGCGGCCCTCGCGCTCGACTCCGCCCGGCTGCACGGCGCCGGTTTCTTCCGCATCGCGCTGTTCCTGCCCTACGCCGTCCCCGGCGTGGTGGCCGCGCTGATCTGGGGCTTCATCTACGGCGACCAGTTCGGTCTCACCGCGAGCGTCAACCACCTGCTCGGCACGCAGCTCGCCCCGCTCGCCGGCCAGTGGATCCTCGGCTCGATCGGCAACATCGTGACCTGGGAGTTCCTGGGCTACAACATGCTGATCTTCTATGCGGCGCTGCGGGTCATCCCCGGCGAGCTCTACGAGGCCGCCGAGATCGACGGCGCGGGGGCGTTCCGCACGGTGTTCAGCATCAAGCTCCCCGCCGTGCGCGGCGCGATCGTGATCGCGACGATCTTCTCGATCATCGGCAGCTTCCAGCTCTTCAACGAGCCGAACCTGCTCAAGCAGCTCGCGCCCAACGCGATCAGCAGCTACTTCACACCCAACATGTACGCCTACAACCTGTCGTTCGCCGGCCAGCAGTTCAACTACGCGGCCACGGTCGCGATCGTGATGGGCGTCATCACCGCGGTGATCGCCTACGTCGTCCAGCTCCGGGGCTCGCGCAAGGAGGTCCGCTGATGACCGCGCTCACCGACCGTCCGCGCAAGGCGCCGTCCCGCGCCGCCGCCCGCTCCAACCGCGCCGCCCGCGCGGCCGCGCCGACCTCCGGCCGCCGCAGCCGCAAGTCGACCGTGCTGACCATCGTGATGATCGTCTTCACGATCTACTCGTTCGTCCCGCTGATCTGGCTCATCGTCAACGCGACCAAGAGCCAGCCGGACCTGTATTCGTCGTTCGGGCTCTGGTTCGGCAAGGACTTCAACCTCTTCCAGAACATCGCGCAGCTGTTCAGCTACCGCGACGGGATCTTTCTGCAGTGGCTGGGCAACACCCTCCTCTACGTCGTGGTCGGCGCGGGCGGGGCAACGCTGCTCGCGACGGTCGCCGGCTACGGGATGGCGAAGTACGACTTCCCCGGCAAGCGGGCGGTGTTCGCCATCGTGCTCGGCGCGATCGCGGTTCCCGGAACGGCGTTGGCGGTCCCGACCTTCCTGATGTTCAGCCAGGTGGGGCTCACGAACACGCCCTGGGCGGTCATCCTGCCGTCGCTGATCAGCCCGTTCGGCTTCTACCTGATCTGGACCTACGCCAGCGAGGCGATCCCGACCGAGCTGCTGGAGGCCGCCCGGATGGACGGCGCCGGCGAGTTCCGCACCTTCTTCACCATCTCGCTCCGCCTCCTCGCCCCCGGAGTCGTGACCGTCGCGCTGTTCGCGATCGTCGCCACCTGGAACAACTACTTCCTGCCGCTCATCATGCTGAGCGATCCGACCTGGTACCCCCTCACGGTCGGCCTCAGCCAGTGGAGCGCGCAGGCGACCGGGGTCGGCGCCCAGCCGATCTTCAACCTCGTGATCACCGGATCGCTCGTCACGATCATCCCGATCGTGGCCGCGTTCCTGGTGCTCCAGCGCTACTGGCAGTCGGGTCTGGCCGCCGGAAGCGTCAAGCAGTGAACACAGCACCTCCCTCCCATTCCACAAGGAAGTGAAAGGAACCACCATGAAGCGCATCCTGCGTTCCCGGAACCTGCGACGCGTCGCGACCGCCGTCGTCGCGACCGCCGTCATCGGCGCCTCGCTCGCCGCGTGCTCGTCCGGCTCCGGCTCCAGCGGCGGCGGCAGCGCCTCCGACGTCGACGCGGCCCTCAAGCAGGGCGGCACCATCACCTACTGGTCGTGGACCCCGTCCGCCCAGGCCCAGGTCGCCGCGTTCGAGAAGGCCTACCCCAAGGTGAAGGTCAAGCTCGTTAACGCCGGCACCAACACCACCGAGTACACCAAGCTCCAGAACGCCATCAAGGCCGGCTCGGGCGCGCCCGACGTGGCGCAGGTCGAGTACTACGCCATCCCGCAGTTCGCGCTCTCCGACTCCCTCGTCGACCTGAAGCAGTACGGCTTCGACTCGCTCAAGAGCGACTACACGCCCGGCCCCTGGGGCTCGGTCAACGTCGGCGGCAAGCTCGTCGGCCTCCCGCAGGACAGCGGCCCCATGGCGATGTTCTACAACAAGACCGTCTTCGACAAGTACGGCCTGACCGTGCCGAAGTCCTGGGACGAGTACGTCGCCGACGCGCAGAAGCTGCACGCGGCCGACCCGAACGCGTACATCACCAGCGACTCCGGCGACTCCGGCTTCACCACCTCGATGATCTGGCAGGCCGGCGGCCGGCCGTTCCAGGTGAACGGCACCACGGTGTCGATCAACCTGCAGGACGACGGCTCCAAGAAGTGGACCGGCACCTGGGACAAGCTGGTGCAGGGCAAGCTGCTCTCCACCGTCCCCGGCTGGAGCGACGACTGGTTCAAGGCGCTCGGCAACGGCTCGATCGCAACCCTCGTCACCGGCGCCTGGATGCCCGGCGTGCTGGAGTCCTCGGTGAAGGACGGCTCCGGCCAGTGGCGCGTCGCGCCCATCCCGACCTACGACGGCACCCCGACCAACGCCGAGAACGGCGGCGGCGCGCAGGTCGTGCTCAAGCAGTCCAAGAACCAGGCGCTCGCCGCCGGCTTCCTCAAGTGGCTGAACAACGACCCGGCGTCGATCAAGGTCTTCCTGCAGTCCGGCGGCTTCCCGTCCACGACCAAGGACCTGAACTCGTCCGACTTCCTCGCCCAGGCTCCGGAGTACTTCGGCGGCCAGAAGATCAACGAGGTCCTCGTCGACGGCGCGAAGAACGTCTCCACCGGCTGGCAGTACCTGCCCTTCCAGGTCTACGCGAACAGCATCTACGGCGACACCGTCGGCCAGTCGTACACCTCGAACTCCAGCCTGAACCCCGGCCTGCAGGCCTGGCAGAAGGCGCTGGTGAGCTACGGCAACCAGCAGGGCTTCACGGTCACCGGCAAGTAACCCCTCCACCGCACGAGACACCGTCACCGGCCCTCGGGCGTCCGCCGCAGGCAGGCGGGCGCCCGGGGGAGGAGAGAGCACATGAGCACCTTCGAGATCGCCGAGGACGACTTCCTCCTCGACGGCCGGCCCCACCGCATCCTGTCGGGGGCGATCCACTACTTCCGCGTCCACCCGGACGACTGGGCCGACCGCATCCGCAAGGCCCGCCTGATGGGCCTGAACACCGTCGAGACCTACGTCCCGTGGAACGCCCACGAGCCGCAGCCCGGCGAGTGGACCGCGGAGGGCGCGCTCGACCTGGCCCGCTTCCTGCGCACGGTGCAGGAGGAGGGGATGCACGCGATCGTGCGGCCGGGGCCGTACATCTGCGCGGAATGGGACAACGGTGGATTGCCGGCGTGGCTGTTCACCGACCCGTCGGTCGGCATCCGGCGCGCGGAGCCCGCATTCCTCTCGGCGGTCACGGCGTTCCTGGAGCGGGTGCTCGCGATCGTCCGCCCGCTGCAGGTGACCGAGGGCGGCCCGGTGCTGCTCGTGCAGGTCGAGAACGAGTACGGCGCGTACGGCGACGACAAGGACTACCTGCGTCACCTCGTGGCGGTCTTCGAGGGCGCGGGCATCACCGTGCCGCTGACGACCGTCGACCAGCCCGAGCCGGCGATGCTCGAGAACGGCTCGCTGCCCGGCCTGCTCAAGACGGCCTCCTTCGGCTCCCGCTCGCGCGAACGGCTCGCCACCCTGCGCGAGCACCAGCCGACCGGGCCGCTGATGTGCTCGGAGTTCTGGGACGGCTGGTTCGACCACTGGGGCGCGCACCACCACACGACCTCCGTCGAGCAGTCCGCCGCCGACCTGGACGAGCTGCTCTCACTCGGCGCGTCGGTCAACATCTACATGTTCCACGGCGGCACCAACTTCGGCTTCACCAACGGCGCCAACGACAAGGGCGTCTACCAGCCGATCGTCACCAGCTACGACTACGACGCTCCGCTCGACGAGGCGGGCGAGCCCACCGAGAAGTACTGGGTGTTCCGCGACGTGATCGCCAAGCACGCTCCGGTGCCGGCGGAGGAGCCGGTCGTCGCGGCCGCCGCGCCCGCGTTCAGCGTGCCGTTCCTGGACGCCGTGCCGCTGTTCGCGGTGGCGTCGAGGCTGGGCGACTGGCAGCACACCGACGACCTCCCCACTTTCGACGCGCTCGGCCACTACTCGGGCCTCGGGCTCTACCGCACCGAGATCGACACCGCGGAGCCCGCTGTGCTGGAGTTCGGCGAGGTGCGCGACCGCGCCTACGTCTTCGTCGGCTCCACGCGCGTCGGCGTGCTCGCGCGCGACCACCACGACAGCGCGATCACCCTGTCACCGAGCCGCGGAACGCTGACGGTGCTCGTGGAGGACCAGGGCCGCGTCGACTACGGTCCCCGGATCGGCGAGCCCAAGGGCCTGATCGGCCCGGTGCGCCTGAACGGCGAGGGGCTGCGGCGCTGGAGCGTCCTCCCGCTGCGCCTGCCGTCGCTGAGCGCCGTGCGGGCCGAGCTCGACGCCGCGGGCGCCGCCGTGGAGCGCGAGCCGGAGCGACTGGCCGGGCCCGTGTTCGCGCGCGCGGCCTTCGAGCTGGCCGAGCAGGGGACGCTGTTCCTCGACACCACCGGCTGGGGCAAGGGCTTCGCCTGGGTCAACGGCTTCAACCTCGGCCGCTACTGGACCCGCGGCCCCCAGGAGACGCTGCACGTGCCGGCGCCGGTCACCCGGGCCGGGCGCAACGAGCTCGTGATCCTGGAGTTGGAGTCCGCGGCGGACGCCACCGCCGCGTTCGTGTCCGAGCCGCGCCTGGGCCACACGGACTTCTGAGTTCCTGTCACGCGGTGGAGGTGCGGGTCACCGGGGGTCGGGGTCGAGCTCGCCGTCGCGGCGGCGGCGCACCTCGTCCTCCAGCCGCCGGATGCGGTCGTCCGCGATCTCGCGCTCGAGCGCGGCCAGCTGTTCCTCCGTGGACAGCGGGCGCGCGGCCGGCGCGGCCGGCGCGTGCTGCTCGCGCGTGACGAACGTCCCGCGCGGGCGCCGGTAGGCCGCGCTCGGGTACTCGCGCCCGAGGGCGAACCACAGGACGCCGCCGATCAGCGGCAGCAGGATCACGATGAAGATCCACGTGATCTTCGGCAGGTGCTTCACCTGGCTGCTGTCGCGCAGGATGATGTCGACCAGCGCGACGACGAAGAAGACGAGGATCAGCAGGGGAACGACGGCCATGCCGCGAGTCTAGGGGGAGACCCGGCGCCTCCGCCGGATCTCCCCGCTCAGTGCGGACTCGAAGCGAGCGCGA of Leifsonia shinshuensis contains these proteins:
- a CDS encoding YciI family protein codes for the protein MTGYLILIYGDENRWDALDEEARAALDAAHRALQEKAGEGVRAAGELQASSTATTLRTGPDGEPRPTDGPFSESKEVVGGFYLIEAESQEEAVALAASLAEARQGHGGIEVRALVRR
- a CDS encoding VOC family protein, which codes for MTDAGIIGVNTIGIPVRDQDVALAFYRDVLGFELLVDAPLPTGGRWIMVAPPGSAVSVSLVVAGDDAPAGVETGIRFESLDAAGTHAELTRRGVAVGELLRWPGVPAMFQARDQDGNRFEVVERG
- a CDS encoding LacI family DNA-binding transcriptional regulator — encoded protein: MTESIADPAPARRAGRTRGPSLGDVAAHAGVSTQTVSRVANGLTNVEAATRDRVLASMQALGYRPNRAARALRSGLFRNIGVVMFTLSSYGNMRTLDAIAVSAATAGYSITVVPVEHPTQQDVSVAFTRLLEQAVDGIIIVIEAHIVDRADVELPSGLSVVVIDSTERPDYPQVDTDQAEGARQATEHLLSLGHETVWHISGPAESYSAARREQAWRDTLEAAGAPVPEVFRGDWSTTAGYGYGREIAVRPEITAVFAANDQMALGVLRALHEAGRRVPDDVSVVGFDDMAESDSFWPPLTTIHQEFEATGRRAVELLIAEIEGRPEPVRSSVLPTRLVVRASSGPAPA
- a CDS encoding carbohydrate ABC transporter permease, producing MTTTSLTPTAPPASPPRRQPRPRRDWRGWAFVAPFLVVFALMIVAPVVYALYLSLFRQQLIGGNAFVGLDNYIALLQDGKFWESFGRVALFLVVQVPIMLALSLVAALALDSARLHGAGFFRIALFLPYAVPGVVAALIWGFIYGDQFGLTASVNHLLGTQLAPLAGQWILGSIGNIVTWEFLGYNMLIFYAALRVIPGELYEAAEIDGAGAFRTVFSIKLPAVRGAIVIATIFSIIGSFQLFNEPNLLKQLAPNAISSYFTPNMYAYNLSFAGQQFNYAATVAIVMGVITAVIAYVVQLRGSRKEVR
- a CDS encoding carbohydrate ABC transporter permease, coding for MTALTDRPRKAPSRAAARSNRAARAAAPTSGRRSRKSTVLTIVMIVFTIYSFVPLIWLIVNATKSQPDLYSSFGLWFGKDFNLFQNIAQLFSYRDGIFLQWLGNTLLYVVVGAGGATLLATVAGYGMAKYDFPGKRAVFAIVLGAIAVPGTALAVPTFLMFSQVGLTNTPWAVILPSLISPFGFYLIWTYASEAIPTELLEAARMDGAGEFRTFFTISLRLLAPGVVTVALFAIVATWNNYFLPLIMLSDPTWYPLTVGLSQWSAQATGVGAQPIFNLVITGSLVTIIPIVAAFLVLQRYWQSGLAAGSVKQ
- a CDS encoding ABC transporter substrate-binding protein yields the protein MKRILRSRNLRRVATAVVATAVIGASLAACSSGSGSSGGGSASDVDAALKQGGTITYWSWTPSAQAQVAAFEKAYPKVKVKLVNAGTNTTEYTKLQNAIKAGSGAPDVAQVEYYAIPQFALSDSLVDLKQYGFDSLKSDYTPGPWGSVNVGGKLVGLPQDSGPMAMFYNKTVFDKYGLTVPKSWDEYVADAQKLHAADPNAYITSDSGDSGFTTSMIWQAGGRPFQVNGTTVSINLQDDGSKKWTGTWDKLVQGKLLSTVPGWSDDWFKALGNGSIATLVTGAWMPGVLESSVKDGSGQWRVAPIPTYDGTPTNAENGGGAQVVLKQSKNQALAAGFLKWLNNDPASIKVFLQSGGFPSTTKDLNSSDFLAQAPEYFGGQKINEVLVDGAKNVSTGWQYLPFQVYANSIYGDTVGQSYTSNSSLNPGLQAWQKALVSYGNQQGFTVTGK
- a CDS encoding glycoside hydrolase family 35 protein, whose amino-acid sequence is MSTFEIAEDDFLLDGRPHRILSGAIHYFRVHPDDWADRIRKARLMGLNTVETYVPWNAHEPQPGEWTAEGALDLARFLRTVQEEGMHAIVRPGPYICAEWDNGGLPAWLFTDPSVGIRRAEPAFLSAVTAFLERVLAIVRPLQVTEGGPVLLVQVENEYGAYGDDKDYLRHLVAVFEGAGITVPLTTVDQPEPAMLENGSLPGLLKTASFGSRSRERLATLREHQPTGPLMCSEFWDGWFDHWGAHHHTTSVEQSAADLDELLSLGASVNIYMFHGGTNFGFTNGANDKGVYQPIVTSYDYDAPLDEAGEPTEKYWVFRDVIAKHAPVPAEEPVVAAAAPAFSVPFLDAVPLFAVASRLGDWQHTDDLPTFDALGHYSGLGLYRTEIDTAEPAVLEFGEVRDRAYVFVGSTRVGVLARDHHDSAITLSPSRGTLTVLVEDQGRVDYGPRIGEPKGLIGPVRLNGEGLRRWSVLPLRLPSLSAVRAELDAAGAAVEREPERLAGPVFARAAFELAEQGTLFLDTTGWGKGFAWVNGFNLGRYWTRGPQETLHVPAPVTRAGRNELVILELESAADATAAFVSEPRLGHTDF
- a CDS encoding PLD nuclease N-terminal domain-containing protein, with product MAVVPLLILVFFVVALVDIILRDSSQVKHLPKITWIFIVILLPLIGGVLWFALGREYPSAAYRRPRGTFVTREQHAPAAPAARPLSTEEQLAALEREIADDRIRRLEDEVRRRRDGELDPDPR